GTGTAGGTGGATCTGTCCAAAGATCTGCAGCACTGGGAGTCCCTGAAGCCCGAGGAGAAGTACTTCATCTCTCACGTCCTTGCCTTCTTTGCTGCCAGCGATGGCATCGTGAACGAGAACTTGGTGAGTGTGTGGAAAGAGCCTGAAGGGAGCATCACTGCCCTTCGTAATGTCTTCAGCTTGCCTGGAGAGGTGGTAGATGCCCGTCCCTGGGggcacccaaggtcaggctggatggggctctgagcacccaatggagctgtaggtgtccctgctcactgtagggagttggactagatggcttttaagagtcccttcccTTAAAGGGCGCTtgggcactggaatggctgcccagggaggtggtggagttgccgtccctggcagtgttcaagaggtgtctggataaggagctatgagatatggtttagtgcttgtggtagcaatggtagtgGGAGGACTGTTAGATTAGATAatcttgcaggtcctttccaaccttgtgattctatgattccaatgCAAATGATTCTATGCATCTGTAACTTGTAATTGTGAGAGGCTACTACTCCTCTTTATGTTGAAGCCCACACAACTGGAGTTGATCCACAGAGTTCTGTGGGCTGAGCAGTAGTGTTTGCAGGCAGCATCAATGCCTCTGACCTGCAGCttggttttaaaaatgttcacaGATGCTCATTTGTTTCCTCTAGGTGGAGCGGTTCAGTCAAGAAGTGCAAATCACAGAAGCTCGTTGTTTCTATGGCTTCCAGATTGCCATGGAAAATATACATTCAGAAATGTACAGTCTTCTCATTGACACGTACATTAAAGATTCTAAAGAGAGGTTGGTATTGCCTTGTAATGAAAGGTTTGAAGCTCTTAATTGTTGAGATGTGTTGCCTATCAGTTACTGTGAAGTGGAAACTGATTTTTGGGTTTAAAGAAGACTTACATAAAATACTGCTAAAAGTGGTGCTTATGTGCAACTTCAGTAAAAAATATCTGCTCTTATGTGTGTGAGACCTCACTTAAGTGAAGTGAAACTGCAACCACTTAACACGTGGAACTAAGGCATGTTACTATAAAAGACAAATAAGAGTGTATATAAAACTACAATAAGTTCTCATGGTGGGTCCACTGAACCTAGCAGGCGGTTTTGTAGGATTGTTTCTGAGATTCTTAGCACTTTGGTCACTGAAGACTGGAAGCTGGTTAGTCTGTAGTTTGGAAAGCCCTTCAAGTATCATACTTTGTAAAACAGTATTCTCCTAGATATTGTCATAGGAATTCATGTGAATTGGTATTGGTCTGTCAGGGAAAGTGATGTAAACAGAGTAGATGGACATAAATGGAGCTCGATTGgtgcaaaataaaatggaaagatgCTGAAATATTGGGGTGAGCCTGCAGACCACTTGTAAGAGAACAAGACCATCTATGGCTATGAATGTTGAATTTGTTGTAGTACTCATGTCTCATACTGATGAGTTGTCTGCTTTTCAGGGAATTCCTTTTTAACGCTATTGAAACATTACCATGTGTTAAGAAGAAGGCTGACTGGGCCATACGCTGGATTGGGGACAAGAAAGCAACATATGGTGAGTACATCTATTGGAAGCAAAGTGAAATTTCTTCCCTAGCAGAACAGAGGAACTATTTCTCTAGACTTCACAGATCATAGGGATTGTTTTTGTCACAAGATGGATGAATAAAATGCTCTTTAGTGTAATTACGGagataaagaaaattttaattctgCGAATGAGCACAAATGTTTGTAAAACTGTTGGTGTTCTGAATGATGATAATATATGTGGCAGTCACCATTCATTTGGCTGCCTGAACAAAGTGCTAAAGTAACCAGAACAGTGCTGGCCATTTTCCACCAGGGGACTCTTGACAGTTGTAGGCTGTGACTCCTCTCTCCTGGTGATTCTTGATGCCTCATTTCAAAACTGGGATCACAGAGGTCATTATTTTATTAGTAATAAAGCATCCTTTGTGGCCAGTGTCCCTCTTAATGGAGGGATGAACTGATAGTGACTTCAATTTCCTGCTAAAGTGACTACTTTGTGTAACCTTTAGAAAAATGTGGTATTGATGGTTAACTTAGGAGAAAGATTTTTGGCTTTAGCTACTCTATTTTTACTATTTATGATGTTTTAAAGCTTTACTTAGTAACTAGAAACCTTTACTATAATAGTTTTCAGGATGAGCTGTAGCATACTTCAATTGAAACTACTGCATTCCTCTTTGGAGGACTGCTTGCTGCTCTTATCACAACTTCTGAGTATTAATCCTGGTAAGTTTTTTATGGTTGATATCAATCTGTCTTTTCTTAACAGGAGAACGTGTAGTAGCATTTGCAGCAGTGGAAGGAATCTTCTTTTCTGGCTCTTTTGCATCAATTTTTTGGCTGAAGAAAAGAGGCTTAATGCCTGGACTCACTTTTTCTAACGAGCTCATCAGTAGAGATGAGGTAAGAATCAAGTTCCAGTAGTTAAGATGGTAATGTGCCACATAGCTTGTTAGAGCCTCTATTTTACAGCAGGAATACATTTAGAAACGGGCAGTCTGTAGAGCTCACTGAAGTGTAAATATGTGGCATTGTGGCTGGATCTTACAGCAGCGGATGAATGAAAGCAGCGTTTTACTAACTAAAGTAGTGTCAAGCTTCTCACCAGCTCTTGCTCTCAGTGTACCTTGCTGTGGGAACACGTGCAATGGGTATGGCCTGAATTCAAGTGTACATCCTTCTGGCTAAGCAGAACATTTTGTGTAGATAGCAGCACTGTAGCAAACACCAAGATGGTGCTTAGACTTTAGGCTCTATATTCTGTGCTACTGTTCGGAGCGGTTCTTTTAAATTGGTGTTCCTTAAGAGCTTTCTGATATCTTCTTCAAGGGTTTGCACTGTGATTTTGCCTGCCTTATGTTCAAGCACTTGATACGCAAACCATCGGAGGAAAGAGTAAAGGAAATCATCATGAATGCAGTTCTCATAGAACAGGTAACTGTCTGCTCCTTGTTTGGGAACTTGATCACAGTCAAGTGCAAAACTACGGAGCTGTTGGGTATAACGTTACCCTAGACAGCTCAGAATGAATGCCAGCTTCTGGACACGATGTGCTTCTATTATCTGCAGGAATTCTTGACGGAGGCACTGCCTGTTAAGTTGATTGGCATGAACTGCACTTTAATGAAACAGTACATAGAGTTCGTAGCAGACCGGCTGATGTTGGAACTGGGATTTAGAAAGGTAAGGTTAATACACAGAATCCGTCATGGGGGAAAAGATCATATTAAGTTTAATTTCTTCCAGAAGCCCAAAGCCTAAAATGGCAGCAGCATTATTGATATAAACTCAGTTAGTAGTCCCACAGTTAGAAACTGTTTGGATagccatagaaaaaaaaaacaaaagcaaaagaatgcTGATGAAAACCATGTAAGAGTTGCTGTGCTTCTCCAATGAATAAGCTGCAGTTTAAAGACAGAGATGAACATAGTAGAAAAGGCTTGGGATCAAAAGCTAATAAGCCCACTAATAGCATCATTGCACACCTTCTCTActgcttttaatgttttcttgtaTTGAAGATTTGAGAATCGTAGTGACTATAGAATTGCCTTTGCATTTCAGATATACAAGGTGGAGAATCCTTTTGATTTCATGGAGAACATCTCTCTGGAAGGCAAGACCAATTTCTTTGAGAAGCGAGTAGGTGAATATCAGAGGATGGGAGTCATGTCAAAGCCCACAGACAACTCTTTCACCCTGGATGCAGAATTTTAAAAGGACTGAGACATGAGTTAGTGTGTGTGCTCCCCTCCTTGCAAGGAAATGTCAGGCATGCTGAGTCAGCGTGCCTTTTTTTTGTGTTAAAATCCCACTCTTGAGAAGGGTGGTGATATTAGTACTTCTGAGGAGGCTAGTGTAGCTCTGACAGCAAGATTCCTTTTTATTAGGTTTTGCCAAAGGTGTTTATTAGAATGCTTAGGTGAAACGTGTTACTCTTATTTTATGAAATGTGGGCATCATCCTTCTGCTAGGTGGGGGGTAATGGGCAACTTACCACTAGCTTCTCTAACTGCATAAAGAAGCAGTTGAGAATTTCTGATCTTAAACTCACTGAATACCCTGGAGGCAATGGCATGACATCACTGCTCTCTTGGCAGGTTTtaagtttactttttttaactattattttaatactttgtACATAAACCAGgcactttatttttcaaaataaagaattgtCTTGAAATACTCTAATGGGTAAAATGCAAGTCTTCAGAATTTTGGAGCCTTATATGTTGTGACTCGTGCTTCTCCTGGTATGTAAGATAAATGAATGGTGCTACAAAACAGTGATATTTAAATCTATTGAGAACATAAAGGAACTTGTCATGGCAGGTGAACAAATGGATAAGTTGATACTCTGTGTATTGAAAAATAACATGCCATTGGCTTGTGggcttatttgctttttttgatGTCTGGGAACATTATTTAGTAATAAAGAGCTGGTTGGATTTGAAGCTGTTTCTGGCTTCAGTACTCCAATGGGCAAAGCTGTGTGTTAATTTCCTTCTGCACTGTGGACTTCCTGAGGAAATGCAAGTTCTGCAAGAAAGAACTCCTACTGTCTGGTTGGCAGGTGTTGAATTAAATGATTGTGCCTAACTGGAAGTCTACTGCTGTAAGTGGATGGTGTTCAGGGTAAAGCCAGCTAATTGACTGGGGCAACATCCTCTGGTTCTGCATCTTGTTGTTAGGTTGGTTTTAATGTTTAGTAtgaaaggaagagaacaaagaatGCTACTCAGTACAAGTACATACTGCTTAACACAGCTGTGGTAATGGCATGTGGAATGTAGAGGAGTTTCCTATGGTCTCAGGTGAGTTATTGTGAATGAGCTGCAGTGAAGCCACGTTAATTCCTGATGAGACTGAAAGTGAAGTACAGACTTCCATGATACGACACCTCAGTAACAAGGTCTGCCCTGCAAGTGTGCCTTCTTATGCCTTTTTGGTTGGTACTTTACAGAACTTACAGCATTTCCATAAACTGAAAAAGTGAGTTGGTGTCTTCCTGCAAAAGGGTTCCTTCTTTGAAGTTCTATATAATGTACATGTTTCTTTGAGAGATGCTGTCTTGGCAGAGAATTGACTGATCTGCTGGTCTTTGCTCTTTCCCTTGAACTCACTGAGGCTGATGGTGTGCGACTGCTCTTCCCCTGGGCCTGAAGCTATCAGGACACACATGTTTCTAAGGCTATATTAgggaacaaaatgaaattatttttaaaagcccaGCCCGGAAGCCTGGCATGCAAGGCAGAAGATGGAAGGCTTGTAACAGGTGGCTCTAAAATGCCCTTGTAGCACTGATGTTGGTAACAGGTCAGTGATTACCACAGGCTGAGAACATATTGGTAACTCAGGGGCATTGACTGGCCAGGCACATCATTTTGAAGCACTGAAACTCAAGGcttgtttttaaagttattaAGCAGCTTTCCTGCTAAATACCAGCATATTTCTTTGGCAAATGGGATTTTGTGCTCTATCTTTGCTTGTCTTAATTAAAGCTTTGATCAAATTGGTTCAAAGCATCAGAACTCATGGTGTTATTTAGAGCGTGAGACTAGTGAGAGGTGAATATGAAAGGTCTAGCTGTGTCATAGTTATCTTTTCCTAATTGATTCTTATGTACTCAGAGGATCACTAGATGGAAATGATTGGAATGgaaggttttgttgtttgtaatTCAGGAGATAGGAAGTAGAACTGAATTTTCAATATACTATCAGGGCCATTTGAAATGGATGTGTGGCCAAGTAAGATTCCTGTAATGGCAGACAGGAGGAAAGTCTTTTAGCCACGTGTGCTTATAGGGTAATAGATACCACAGACATAGAATCATGGGTGTGTTAGAGATGGATTAGATAAGAATTAGAAGTGATTGAACATGAGAATAAGGCTTGCTGTGGCTGGTGTTAATCTTATTCTGGTGTCACTGGTGTGTAAATGCCTACTTAGTTTTGGTTTATGTATTCACCACAGTGCAAATAGCTTCTTGCTATGTATGCATAGTTTTTCCCCAGACTacaatattctttatttttatactttactttttctttatgctcttttctatgagagtggtgaggtgctggaacaggctgcccagaggggctgtggatgccccatccctggaggtgttcaagaccagcttggatggggccctgagcagcctgatctgatattaaatggggaggttggtggccctgcatgtggcaggggggttggagcttcatgatccttgaggtcccttccaaccctggccattctgtgatacaaTCCTGCCTTTATTTCCCAGTTTTCACAAGGAGAATTACACGTCTTAATCTTGGTTAGTTGTACATAGATCATGTCCAAGCCTTGATAAAGTAGTTACTGCAAAGTGCTTACTTCCTAATTCAATGGAGGTGTCATTTGTTTGATGACACCTTGATCCTCTTAAACACTGAGGAGAGAATGAAATctgacagttaaaaaaaaaaaagacgaatAGAcaagaaatgaagtaaaaacaGACTCTTTGAAATACATACAGGAGCTGAGTTTGAAAAACTTGTAGAGATTTGAAGTGAAGTGATGAAAGTGCCGATTTCCTTATACACGTCTGAATGAGAACAGGTGTCTGCTGGGGGTTCTGGCACAGTAATTGCTGCGAGTGGAAGGCGATTAGGCTAGTGGAGGAAAAATACTGAGGAGTAAGTAAAAGCAGTTGTGCCTGGTGCAATGCTCTGCCTGTCAGTTAATTTATGCAGAACTGATCCCTAACTATTCCCCCACGTGTTTCACTGCTGTTAATTTTAACAGCTTTTAATAGCACCAGATAAAATGGAAGAACAGTGACTCTGAGCATCATTTCTCTTGTAAAATTTATTTCCAATTGTGACTCCAGGTAAGAAAGCTCCCAGGTAAGAAAATTCTTTAActggtgcatttttttcttttgaattatgTCAGACATAAAATCTTAAGCAACATGGAGGAGTAAGGGCAGCAACCCCTTCTGTCTTGTCTTCAGGAAGCGACTGCAACATTAGAATGTAATGACAAAGAAAATCCCCAGATTTCTCAAATTTCTTGAAGCGATTACAGCAATTTGTGCCCAGAAGAGGTCAGAGAACAGTTTGTGCTGCTCATGCCTGCAGTAGGGCACAGCCAGCCTGCGGATCTGAAGGAATATTCACAATCTGGTGCAATCCCCAAAGGGTAACCGCTTCCTCTACACCAGTGAGAAGTCAAACTTTGCCCAGCGGAAAGCAGTAAAGGAGCAGAGTTCTTCTGTCAAAGCCTACTTCTCAGTCAggaacagcttttattttaagctgTTGATTACATCTTAACACTTTGGCCTCCTTTTTTGCCTAATTAATTGTAAGAAGTAAATGCTTTTGTCAGAAGGGATTTGAGAGTTAGAGTTCAGTCTCATGCCCTGTTTGCTGATGGAAAGCTATTGTTTTTTGTTAGGGATTTGCCCATGGGAGGAGAGTGTTACTGATATCCTATGATGTCAGACAGTCGtttgatttctgaagaaaaacagccttCACATGCAGAATGACCAAAAGATTAAGCTAACAAGATGTGTGGTAGGTCTTTGTACTACAGACATCCATTTTTAAGAGTTTCTATTGCTTCTGCCTGAGCCTGCAGAGTAACTGGGAAATAACTTTATCCCTTTGGAGAATATTGTGTACTTAAAGGATGAGATTTTTTGCTGGTGACACCTTCAGCAATGACTTCACTGATCCTCAAACAAGGTGGTGTTCACTGGGCTCTTAGTTAAATGGAAGATAGGTATGGGATGGGATAAAATAAGAACACCAGTTCTCAATCCCACATTCGAGCATCAGCTAGGAAATATCTGCTACTGTCACCAACCAGAGTGAGCAACAAACCCAGGGCACTGCTGGCCACCAGAGCTGTCTGACTCTTGATCTTAGCCTGCATAACCACCACTATATGCTTCTGAATCTACAGGAGAGATGCTCTGTAAGAGAGGGCTGCACGTGGCAGAAGAAAGGGCTTTGTCAGAATCCCCTCCTGCTGTGGATGCTTATATTCTGAGAGCAGAAATTCTGAGATGCATCAAGGGagaatgaatttaaaatgaataccttttcttcttctgttatTCACTGCTTTGAGATTTCAAATATCAAGAGATAAATACCTTAATGGAATGGCTTTGTAATTATTCCCAGTAACCAATGccctcttcttcttcccttgtTGTAATGCAGTGTGCTGCTCATGCCAcaggcagcactgctttgtttgACAGTGAATGACGGGGAGGTGCTTATGCCATACAGCACTTGGGAGCACTTGGCTGATGCTGAACACCTGTGCCTGCAGCTTTTTCTCTTGACCATGGAGTGAAGAGTCCTGTGTTAGATACACACTTGTTGGATACCCCCTGATGCTTCTCAGGGGGTTATCAGTTATCAGTAAGTAATCTGTACTTCCAAGTTTTGTAGGATTTGACTTGATGTGAGAGATTGCAGTTCTGGCGTATCTGCAGCTTGGGGGCACTGAGCTTCCAAAAAAATGGTGGTCTcagttgtttctgttcttgggaCTAGGGGGTGCTGCTGTTCCTGTTGCACCCTCCTGAACTGTTACGTGCTGCTGGTAAATCCAGGTTGGGCATTGTGGTCTTTACTTCCTCCAGTGCAGTATACTAGAGTCAAACCCTTTTTCCCCCTAGGAGCTCATAGTAGTAACTAGGCCAGCTGGGTAATTTTGAAGTCTGCTAAGGGAACTGATTAAAGGCTGAACTCTTACCGAGAGAAGAGGGGTTGCAGGTATTTCTGTAGCTGGACAAGTCTTCAGGCAAGCCAGTTCTTGCAGTGCACACATGCCCTGCCTCTTTCTTGTGACTTTCTCGCTCCCTTTGTGCTGTGTTATGTAATGTTTAGTTTCTCTGTTATCCAGAAGCTTTCAGTATGTGTGTTTGTGTCAGTGCTTCAGAACTAATCTCCATCCTCCCACCCTGAATCACTGCTCTGCAAGACACTGACGTGTGTTTTCTAGCTCAAGACACAACTAAACAGCAGGCTCAGGTTGCCATGCACTTCAGTTTTAGCTGGGTTCTGTGCACAGCACTGACAGCCAGATTCCATGTACCTCTCTCCTGGtatttaattaaatgatttATCTCCTCTATGAATTTGCTTTTGGAgtggtgtggggcagggaggCAAGGAGTTGTCATTAGGTAACTTCAGCAGCATTGTTCTTAGGTAGTGAGCTAGAGATGAGCATGGCACAACAGAGATGCTGGCAGTGCCAAGTGTTCTTATTTGCAGATGACTGTTTTGGTTATGAATTTCTGTGATGCCATTTAAATGCTATCGGCTATAAGGAGGGCTAAATACAATTCAGTTCTAAAAGGAATTGAAGTATTAATTGTGCACTGGATTCTGTAGCAGCTTCAAACAAAACATGTTCAAGGCTTAACAGCAACTTTGCAGTTTCAATTACTGCTTCTGGAAACTGTATATTCTATTGATATAGCCATCACATTTGCACTTGATAGTGCTGTAAATATATGTAGATATATAGAAAACAGCAAGACTGGATTTATTGCTGTATATGAACTAAAACTGGCAAGCACTGGAGAACATAACAGGGTTCTTTCTTAATACACTTCTATAAAATGCTTATCCCTCTTTAAACTGAGAAGCTATTTACTATATCAAGTAGGCTAAATTCATGAGAAGGTTTTAatcttgctgctttttcattACTTAACTGTGATACTGCACTTCCCACCACTAAATCCCAGCTTTACATGTGAAATAACAGAATGGCTGGGATACATTTAAATTgattaaagcaaaaatgtttcaaatgaaatgttaaatattGTTGCGTAGATATTTAGGCAGCAGATGGATTTCACTGGTTATGTCCCTAAATAAGACAAGAAAAAGGACTGAGACTGATTTTAATATGCTCATAAACTCGAGCAGAGCTGTTAGAGCTGTTCAGGCTCTGGGGAGGGGGGAGTTTGCCCTGCTTAGGAGAGAAGTTGTTCACAATGATGAAGAAATTGTGCTTGAAGAGAGCTATCTAGAGATGGGCTTCTCCATTACCAACATAGAACTGGTCCCTGGGGTTGTGATGACATGAGCATGTGGAGGTTT
This genomic stretch from Meleagris gallopavo isolate NT-WF06-2002-E0010 breed Aviagen turkey brand Nicholas breeding stock chromosome 2, Turkey_5.1, whole genome shotgun sequence harbors:
- the RRM2 gene encoding ribonucleoside-diphosphate reductase subunit M2, translated to PGAVPSRAALCSLQVARGAEEEEEPLLRENPRRFVIFPIQYHDIWRMYKKAEASFWTAEEVDLSKDLQHWESLKPEEKYFISHVLAFFAASDGIVNENLVERFSQEVQITEARCFYGFQIAMENIHSEMYSLLIDTYIKDSKEREFLFNAIETLPCVKKKADWAIRWIGDKKATYGERVVAFAAVEGIFFSGSFASIFWLKKRGLMPGLTFSNELISRDEGLHCDFACLMFKHLIRKPSEERVKEIIMNAVLIEQEFLTEALPVKLIGMNCTLMKQYIEFVADRLMLELGFRKIYKVENPFDFMENISLEGKTNFFEKRVGEYQRMGVMSKPTDNSFTLDAEF